From Aegilops tauschii subsp. strangulata cultivar AL8/78 chromosome 5, Aet v6.0, whole genome shotgun sequence:
ATCACATATAAAAAAGACAAAATAAGATAGAACTCCATCAAAAAAGTAATTTGCGTACATCTGTATGAATCCTGATCTGATATAATACAGTATATGAAGAATAAATTTCACTTACATGCAGTACACTTTGTGGAAATAGGCAGTTCTGTCGTGATAGCGAACAAGTGCACTTACTAGGAAAATTCACCGAAAACACAATCATCACATTTTTCTGACAGTTGCGTGCATACCTGAACTTGTCACGAAAAAAGAGGCGACGACGTTCCGGATTTCCAACGCACTAAGTCAGCCTCCTCATAACAGAACCACTTTGCAGTTGCCACGTAACTAAAAACACAGCCCCACCACGCTACCACCCCGCTCCACCACTCCCACGTCCTGTCACAGAGAGCAGAGGAGAGAAGAGGAGAAAACACAACTgctttgccccccccccccaaaaaaaccccATTGCATCTTCTTCTCCACACTTCCTTTCACTAACCTCTCTCTCCAGAACAAACGCGAGAGAGCATAGGAGAGCCATGGCGGATGCACCTCTGTACAAGCAGTGTCGCAGGTACTCCAGGGAGCTACACGACGTCGACCTCCACGGCAACCACAAGCTCCATGTCGTTTGCACAAGCAAGGGTCAAGACGTGGACAAGATGCTATCCACGCTCAGGAGGAAGCTCAGCAGAATGCCCGTCAAACTAGTCGGCGTTGATGTCGAGTACACGCACTACATGAAGCCACAGCGGGCAGCAGTGCTCCAGCTATGCCCAGAAAAAGAATTCCTTGTCTACCACATCTCTACAACTAAAGACAGGTGAGAATAATTATCAATCTGTAATATTGCTTGTCAATATTGATTTTAAATTTTCTTCATCGCAATTGCCATTATTAAACTTTGGTTCTCATTTTTAGAAAGCATGACATAGGAATTCATTGACAGTTTTCATCTGGTACATGTAACTCATGTGTTCAATTCTTGAATTAGATGATCTAGCGATACACacagttttattttgttttaccaAATACAAATTATTTGCCTGAACAATAGAAAACTGCACCATTACTATCTAACACATGTATGAAATTCAATTCAAGAAAACAAACATGCACAGACATGCATTGTTTATGGAATCTATTATGAGATTTACTAGTTATCCTGTACAAAGTATTAGCAGCTATTCACTGCAACAGATTCAGGTATTCATGTTGCacttcagttttagaaaaaacaaaaaaacattgGTGGTTCTAAAAAATAAACTATATTCCGTCTATACAAACATCTTGCAGGCCAATGgaactagacaaattcctcatgaATGATGAATACACCTTCGTCGGGTTCGCCATTGAAGGAGACAAAAACAAGCTGAAGCTATCTTGCTTGGAGATGGACTCCGACAACTACATTGATATTCAGGTGGAATGGAGAGACCCATACATTAAAAAGAAGTTTGACTCTTTGGCTGATGTTGCCGGCAAGCTGATCGACATTCACTACCATGACATGAAGAACAAAATTAACCGCACGGAGGACCATACTCTGTGGGGGTTTTGCCCGCTGCCACACAAGCTTATCAAGTATGCGGCAATAGATGCATTCGCAACATATGAGTCATGGAGAATCATCTACGATGTCATAATGGGACCGAACAGggcaaaaagagaaaaagaagcgaagaagaagaacaaggctgtaATCCCATACAGCAACAAGAAATGAACAGGGCTATGTTTAGTTTCATTTTACTTTAGTGGTTGTGTTGTTCCTTGTTTCATGTCTACAAGGTTTTGCTTATGTCTGTTGCTTCATATCGAACGTTTCTTTGTGAAAAAATGTCGTTGCACTAGGTAATGATTGCTGAGTTTGTATTAGAACAAGTATCTAGACAACTTTGAAAAATCTAATGTGTGATACCAAAACATACTACACAGATACAAAACATATTCAAAACACAATGTTAAACAAAAAAATTAAGTACTCTGACTACAAATCATACCTAAAAAAGAAAGATGAATGCAGTTCACAATGGTAAACATAAGCAGTACCCATGTGTCCACATGCAGTCTACAAGAGTAATTATAGAAAAAGACCATTAATATAATATTTCTAAAAAATTGTAATCCGCATACCATTCTAAACAAAGGTGAATGCAGTTCATCAAAGTAATATAACGGCAGTTCACAAAGTGTATACATGAAGTGTAGTACATGCTTAAATGAAGCACGAGAGGGGCTGCAACCACTTTCGTGCAGTGCACAACACACAGACTTGGTACACGCAGTGCAGTGCGCAACGTTGGTACAAGCAGTACAAATGACATCATTTGTACTACCACGAATATATGTCGtgcagaagaaaaaaaatgactCAAATACGGAAAAAATTGACCACCCAAGTGCAACAAGGCCCGAGCCAGTCTTGTAATAGGTCTGCGCCCACAGTAGGCGAGTCATTCTGAGCCACAATGCATGGGGCCGGGCACACATGGGCCCACAGGTCAGAGAGGAGAGAGCAGCGAGCGCCGTGTATAAGCGCCGAAACAAGTAAAGAGAGGAGTTCGATATGCCTGCCTCGCcagcgcttataaacaggtcaAGCGCGCTCTtcgcgggcgaggtgggactaaacgaTGCCGCTCACACACACCACAAGAGAAAACACCCGTACAGGCCGACTTGGGCCGAATGTGTCTTACACCCCAACGGATCCAACCGATTCTCACAGCCCAAAACCAAGAAGCCCCACGATGCACAACTAGCACGCAACTCCAGTACCCTCCCACCTAAAAAAATGCAGTCCGCTGTGTAGTTTGGTGTGGGACAGAAGATGTGATGTCAATTAAGCATTGCAGTTCGCTTAGACGATTGTTTTTCAGCCAATCAAGAACACTACCATGGCTAGCCCACGTCAAACAACCTCTGGGGTGTGACAGACTCGCCTATGCATGCGgcgacgcggcacgccgcgtcccCACCTACTCCGGCttgttccaggctcggcctctcaggggggtgggaggggggtcacgacccccctcccacccccctgctcggcctcgcgctaattcacgtagtgcgcttggttgacaggcgcagtgcggacattctgtatTTTCAAACCCTAGGACGCACcgaaccccagagccacacccctaagatagacagggcaACGGGGTGTGGCGGACTCGCCTACGCATGCGgcgacgcggcacgccgcgtcgtcgcctgctctg
This genomic window contains:
- the LOC109780167 gene encoding uncharacterized protein encodes the protein MADAPLYKQCRRYSRELHDVDLHGNHKLHVVCTSKGQDVDKMLSTLRRKLSRMPVKLVGVDVEYTHYMKPQRAAVLQLCPEKEFLVYHISTTKDRPMELDKFLMNDEYTFVGFAIEGDKNKLKLSCLEMDSDNYIDIQVEWRDPYIKKKFDSLADVAGKLIDIHYHDMKNKINRTEDHTLWGFCPLPHKLIKYAAIDAFATYESWRIIYDVIMGPNRAKREKEAKKKNKAVIPYSNKK